A region of Fibrobacter succinogenes subsp. succinogenes S85 DNA encodes the following proteins:
- a CDS encoding cadherin domain-containing protein: MKKGNLYLRTILSTLAAALGLAVPAMADDDDLPEVERDTVLLSPLHFEKDGAAVTDEAQNQYLWNELMKYKLWGTDSVIFNKEDFRIAEPSGYTGTAKGKVYFRNGYHTLGGPIVSGNDIEISYPGMGADFDSLLVGPVRAGWLVLAGWYNAQNVKYEGNYCFENQIYFDSPNRTDDLANSTSIAQRFIHNVHQSGGKVYADWNLDKDGMPGLSCLVPCSDDDATCKSYCNTLLNGKDYPNEYLDGSFSECPEDVPTPEKKLSVPLMENITNWEPAIDVSGNSGKIVFVHVPPITDADLKQSPKKVWYDKYVENVKAGGSPGEIIYILMPSNKHNANKKTGRLTRIFSRDGFNFENSANNLRIQVAIVNDDATWNNTTQMWENLNEPEYNIHGISIQSEDKPYWIENDGSGKDVWVNLDKLNITPVADSNYAGNLLFYTTADVEWKAFKYQGSEDGGEGAKFQGTFITSGDFIINDHLSVAGQLIAGKKLKFESKFNGEFHYVPFNSPEIKTNVFAGDKFKEKTDKWYDMEFALTDTAHTEVSFDYCFAFFGIDLDTTGGAYEALKSESGSFAEPADLGITIAEKKIQSNTDHEMPLCHLGESRHIVIKKGQRKPTVPEYSSWLHVVDDDKIEGDEYMLFKIMNLNGAVISGNKFEGGLLVKLVDSNNKPPHFVDLEKTKLAVPENATKAMAGKIKAEDNEGDAYFYEITGGTAQDLFDIGLTTGVVTMKNGVEPFDYEEWKKAGTKYTIKVELCDTKATSFNTLLCTDATFTIDITDVNEKPYFDYADTDKKQIFIAENETFASDAVAFKDYDTYAGATSPFLNNRVDIIAGDVDVFDVTPGGVLRTKDGVVLDYEMKNTYKVTLRVHDDNKDATTGEYIYPDLYDDMEFTVVVTDVNDGPKFDYAAYNGSVNENSPESTLVKMDHAINAKTTQIGATITYILLDESKSFVIDPNTGVITVGKDAVLDFETKNVYELKVVASDESGIAGQVVQTDTADVVIKLNDLNEKPIFVEPTEKITFPEDKKGYEITTLKFDDLDTAKRFRNDRFELVTEVDGFYLDPETGVLTTTRKFDYETEEKIYELTVRVYDVSGDENLSVTGTITVELLNVNEPPFLNEIVFTVLESDTVGTNLKKPLSGTDIDGPDTTFNFFIMDGDKEGHSTNEFFLDPATGVFTVTATAKLDYEKTESYSFKVRIRDEHDGFSDTTVTIKVVDVNEAPSVQVDTIYVSEDQVINKPFSTVKTDKDDPDTKNPDFRNNVYENTDGSEVFSVQSNGDVILLKPIDYESDSVYVITVRVTDKDDKTLTSTKKVVVKVKDVFEKSKVEITRVEYKDSVYLKPDSVFVNGPAVDIEWTADGKTKSSTDSLKKGCNTIIKTFKDPTKNDPGADTVVVCYSDAAPIVTVSANGDDVSADNIYTVVEKATKNDTAIYVNEKKNDIKVTVKDTASHVTKSFTVKLELDTVSVSSKEFKNIQGIADTKVTREKSPASGITTVPENDSYYKNTYTETIKDTKVTVSYYTDKKGNDVKRTVVTSDGKTKEVAVIEVSYTTKIGDKNVTISYFADASTGERVNLKTGLSDSESVLSADGDDVVGSYKVSYTYTDKSGNTVDVSYLLDEKGKIAKNSDGNIGYNVGYTYVNKFGNTSREDVFIVLDQKGPVVKIESPSEGAVLTANFVEVKWTVDGVEQDTLRVQGLDNGSQTIIRVFRDKAGNESRDSVTVMVKKAKNIEIDVEKPVTLVDRDSVEKYFDKNPPKKDQNYSVTFYNYKENAETEAIVGIKGKSKEGSGKEPYPGLEGHLGPTLTVDARVPVVNALGGLATLDDIVSNGGMIALEGVDAANGKKISVSEYVDKYCTDEFKKSMTSDYSKMNLYWTTLRVNVWVYSNTGVFADHYSFDYDLDDPDYVNDAGLLKLFFEMKPDENGDVRTKDGRLYGTGAYLFKTEVKMTSKLRCTLPPISADEASKKKNAIIKSSDELLKSFGYRRPVNN; encoded by the coding sequence ATGAAAAAAGGAAATCTGTATTTGAGAACAATTTTGAGCACACTGGCGGCCGCACTAGGGCTGGCAGTCCCTGCTATGGCAGACGACGATGATTTGCCCGAAGTTGAACGAGACACCGTCTTGCTGAGTCCTCTTCATTTTGAAAAGGATGGTGCCGCCGTTACCGATGAAGCCCAAAACCAGTACCTCTGGAACGAGCTCATGAAGTACAAACTCTGGGGCACTGATTCTGTTATCTTTAATAAAGAGGATTTCAGAATTGCTGAACCGAGTGGTTATACTGGAACGGCTAAAGGTAAAGTCTATTTCCGTAATGGATACCACACGCTTGGCGGCCCGATTGTTTCTGGTAACGATATCGAAATCAGTTATCCAGGTATGGGTGCCGATTTCGACTCCCTACTGGTTGGGCCGGTTCGTGCAGGCTGGCTTGTGCTTGCGGGCTGGTATAATGCCCAGAACGTCAAATATGAGGGGAACTACTGCTTTGAAAACCAAATCTATTTTGACAGCCCCAATCGTACGGATGATTTAGCTAATTCGACTAGCATTGCGCAGCGTTTTATCCACAATGTCCATCAAAGTGGTGGAAAAGTTTATGCGGACTGGAATTTGGATAAAGATGGAATGCCTGGATTGTCTTGCCTAGTACCTTGCTCGGATGACGATGCTACATGTAAGTCTTACTGTAATACTCTTTTAAATGGCAAAGATTATCCTAATGAGTATTTAGATGGCTCGTTTAGTGAATGTCCAGAAGATGTTCCTACACCCGAAAAAAAACTTTCCGTTCCTTTAATGGAAAATATTACAAATTGGGAGCCTGCTATAGATGTTAGTGGAAATTCTGGAAAGATTGTCTTTGTTCATGTCCCTCCCATAACAGATGCGGATTTGAAACAAAGTCCCAAAAAAGTTTGGTATGACAAGTATGTAGAAAATGTTAAGGCCGGTGGATCGCCGGGCGAAATTATTTATATCTTGATGCCTTCGAATAAACATAATGCGAATAAAAAAACAGGGCGTTTGACCCGTATTTTCTCTAGGGATGGCTTTAATTTTGAAAATTCTGCCAACAATTTGAGAATCCAAGTTGCTATTGTGAATGACGATGCTACTTGGAATAATACGACTCAAATGTGGGAAAATCTTAATGAACCTGAATACAATATACATGGAATATCGATTCAATCAGAAGATAAACCTTATTGGATTGAAAATGATGGAAGTGGTAAAGACGTATGGGTAAATTTAGACAAGCTTAACATAACTCCAGTAGCTGATTCGAATTATGCTGGTAATCTTTTGTTCTATACAACTGCCGATGTTGAATGGAAGGCTTTTAAGTATCAAGGTTCAGAAGATGGTGGTGAAGGTGCAAAATTCCAAGGTACTTTTATTACCTCGGGTGACTTTATTATAAATGACCACCTTAGTGTTGCAGGTCAGTTGATTGCAGGGAAAAAGCTTAAGTTCGAATCTAAGTTTAATGGTGAATTCCACTATGTTCCGTTCAACTCTCCTGAAATCAAGACAAACGTCTTTGCTGGTGACAAGTTTAAGGAAAAAACGGATAAGTGGTACGACATGGAATTCGCCCTGACGGATACCGCCCACACCGAAGTTTCCTTTGATTACTGCTTTGCGTTCTTCGGTATAGATCTTGATACAACTGGGGGCGCGTATGAAGCTCTCAAGAGTGAATCGGGTTCGTTTGCCGAACCTGCTGACTTGGGTATCACAATTGCAGAAAAGAAAATTCAGTCTAATACTGACCATGAAATGCCTCTTTGCCATCTTGGCGAGTCTAGACACATCGTTATTAAGAAGGGTCAGCGTAAGCCGACCGTTCCTGAATATTCTTCTTGGCTTCATGTTGTCGATGATGACAAGATTGAAGGCGATGAATACATGTTGTTCAAGATTATGAACTTGAACGGTGCCGTTATCTCGGGTAACAAGTTCGAAGGTGGCCTCTTGGTCAAACTTGTGGATTCCAACAACAAGCCGCCTCACTTCGTGGATTTGGAAAAGACTAAACTTGCAGTTCCCGAAAATGCAACAAAGGCAATGGCCGGTAAAATCAAGGCCGAAGATAACGAAGGCGACGCTTACTTCTACGAAATTACGGGTGGTACGGCTCAGGACTTGTTCGACATTGGCCTGACGACGGGTGTTGTAACGATGAAGAACGGTGTGGAACCGTTCGATTACGAAGAATGGAAAAAGGCTGGTACAAAGTACACGATTAAGGTGGAACTTTGCGACACCAAGGCAACCTCGTTCAATACCTTGCTTTGCACGGACGCTACTTTCACGATTGACATTACGGATGTGAACGAAAAACCTTACTTCGATTACGCCGATACCGACAAAAAGCAAATTTTTATTGCTGAAAACGAAACGTTCGCTTCGGATGCGGTCGCGTTTAAGGATTACGATACTTATGCCGGTGCAACGAGCCCGTTCCTTAATAATAGGGTCGATATCATCGCTGGCGATGTTGATGTCTTTGACGTGACTCCGGGTGGTGTCCTTCGCACTAAGGATGGCGTCGTTCTTGATTACGAAATGAAGAATACGTACAAGGTTACGCTCAGAGTCCATGACGATAACAAGGATGCAACTACTGGCGAATATATTTATCCGGACCTTTACGATGATATGGAATTCACGGTTGTCGTGACGGATGTCAATGACGGCCCGAAGTTCGATTATGCCGCTTACAATGGTTCTGTGAATGAGAATTCTCCGGAAAGCACTTTGGTGAAAATGGATCATGCCATCAACGCAAAGACAACGCAGATTGGCGCTACCATCACCTATATCTTGTTGGATGAATCCAAGTCGTTTGTGATTGACCCGAATACGGGTGTTATCACTGTTGGTAAGGATGCTGTACTTGATTTTGAAACGAAGAACGTCTATGAATTGAAGGTCGTTGCTTCTGATGAATCCGGTATTGCTGGCCAGGTGGTGCAGACCGATACTGCCGATGTTGTCATTAAGCTAAATGACTTGAATGAAAAGCCCATCTTTGTTGAACCGACCGAAAAGATTACGTTCCCTGAAGATAAGAAGGGTTATGAAATTACAACCCTCAAGTTTGACGATCTTGATACCGCCAAGAGGTTCCGCAACGACAGATTTGAACTCGTGACTGAAGTAGACGGATTCTATCTGGATCCGGAAACGGGCGTGCTGACGACGACGCGTAAGTTCGACTACGAAACTGAAGAAAAGATTTATGAACTGACGGTTCGTGTCTATGATGTTTCGGGCGATGAAAACCTTTCTGTAACAGGTACGATTACCGTTGAACTCTTGAACGTGAACGAACCTCCGTTCCTGAATGAAATCGTATTCACTGTTCTTGAAAGCGATACTGTCGGTACAAATCTTAAGAAACCTCTTAGTGGCACAGATATCGATGGCCCCGATACGACATTCAACTTCTTCATCATGGATGGCGATAAAGAAGGTCATTCGACTAATGAATTCTTCTTGGATCCTGCTACAGGAGTGTTCACCGTTACAGCAACAGCAAAGCTTGATTACGAAAAGACTGAGTCTTATTCCTTCAAGGTTCGTATCCGTGACGAACACGATGGTTTCTCCGATACTACGGTAACCATCAAGGTTGTTGACGTGAATGAAGCCCCATCTGTCCAGGTTGATACCATCTATGTGAGCGAAGACCAGGTTATCAATAAACCGTTTAGCACGGTCAAGACGGATAAGGACGATCCGGATACCAAGAATCCTGATTTCCGCAACAATGTCTATGAAAATACGGATGGAAGCGAAGTGTTCTCTGTCCAGTCGAATGGCGATGTCATTCTTCTGAAGCCGATTGACTACGAATCTGATTCTGTTTACGTGATTACCGTGCGTGTGACAGATAAGGACGACAAGACTTTGACTTCGACCAAGAAGGTTGTGGTCAAGGTGAAGGATGTCTTCGAAAAGTCTAAGGTCGAGATTACTCGCGTTGAATATAAGGATTCTGTCTATCTCAAGCCCGACTCCGTGTTTGTGAACGGTCCGGCTGTAGACATTGAATGGACTGCTGATGGCAAGACCAAGTCTAGTACCGATTCTCTCAAGAAGGGTTGCAACACTATCATCAAGACATTCAAGGACCCGACCAAGAACGATCCGGGTGCCGATACGGTTGTGGTTTGCTACAGCGATGCAGCCCCGATTGTAACGGTTTCTGCTAACGGTGACGATGTCTCTGCAGACAACATTTACACGGTTGTTGAAAAGGCTACCAAGAATGATACCGCTATCTATGTGAACGAAAAGAAGAACGATATCAAGGTGACTGTCAAGGATACTGCATCTCACGTGACGAAGTCCTTCACTGTAAAGCTGGAACTGGATACGGTTTCTGTTTCGTCGAAGGAATTCAAGAATATCCAGGGTATTGCAGATACCAAGGTGACTCGCGAAAAGTCTCCTGCTTCGGGAATTACCACAGTTCCTGAAAACGATTCCTATTACAAGAATACTTATACCGAAACCATCAAGGATACTAAGGTTACGGTCTCTTACTACACCGACAAGAAAGGTAACGATGTCAAGCGTACTGTTGTTACCTCCGACGGCAAGACGAAGGAAGTCGCTGTTATTGAAGTCTCTTACACGACAAAGATTGGAGATAAAAACGTCACGATTTCTTACTTCGCTGACGCCTCTACTGGTGAACGCGTGAACTTGAAAACCGGCCTCTCGGATAGCGAGTCTGTGCTTTCCGCCGATGGTGACGATGTGGTTGGTTCGTATAAAGTATCTTACACCTATACGGATAAGAGTGGCAATACTGTCGATGTCTCTTACCTCCTCGATGAAAAGGGCAAGATTGCAAAGAACAGCGATGGCAATATCGGTTACAACGTGGGCTACACCTACGTGAACAAGTTTGGTAACACTTCTAGAGAAGATGTGTTTATCGTGCTTGACCAGAAGGGTCCGGTTGTAAAGATTGAATCTCCGTCCGAAGGGGCTGTGCTTACAGCAAACTTTGTTGAAGTCAAGTGGACCGTTGATGGCGTGGAACAGGATACTCTTCGCGTGCAAGGCCTTGACAATGGATCTCAGACGATTATCCGCGTATTCCGTGACAAGGCCGGCAACGAATCCCGCGATTCTGTGACGGTCATGGTCAAGAAGGCCAAGAACATTGAAATCGATGTTGAAAAGCCGGTAACGCTTGTCGATCGCGATTCTGTCGAAAAGTACTTTGACAAGAACCCGCCCAAGAAAGATCAGAATTACAGCGTGACGTTCTACAACTATAAGGAAAATGCCGAAACGGAAGCTATTGTCGGAATCAAGGGCAAGTCTAAGGAAGGTTCTGGAAAGGAACCGTACCCAGGCCTGGAAGGTCACCTCGGACCGACACTCACGGTCGATGCTCGTGTGCCTGTCGTGAATGCCTTGGGCGGACTGGCAACACTGGATGATATCGTAAGCAACGGTGGCATGATTGCTCTGGAAGGTGTTGACGCCGCTAACGGTAAGAAGATTTCTGTGAGCGAATACGTTGACAAATACTGCACAGACGAGTTCAAGAAGTCCATGACTTCGGACTACAGCAAGATGAACCTCTACTGGACGACGCTCAGGGTGAATGTCTGGGTCTATTCGAATACGGGTGTGTTTGCGGACCACTACAGCTTCGATTACGATCTTGACGATCCGGATTATGTGAACGACGCTGGTCTTTTGAAGCTCTTCTTCGAAATGAAGCCGGATGAAAACGGTGACGTGAGGACGAAGGATGGCCGCCTCTATGGTACAGGTGCCTACCTTTTCAAGACCGAAGTCAAGATGACGTCCAAGCTTCGCTGCACGCTCCCGCCGATCAGTGCGGACGAAGCCAGCAAGAAGAAGAACGCCATCATCAAGTCTAGCGATGAACTCCTCAAGTCGTTCGGTTACAGACGTCCCGTGAATAACTAG